Proteins encoded in a region of the Euleptes europaea isolate rEulEur1 chromosome 3, rEulEur1.hap1, whole genome shotgun sequence genome:
- the HTR1D gene encoding 5-hydroxytryptamine receptor 1D, with protein sequence MTLYNQSTEFSVQGTSNTSLNSSVIPEDWEEGTLLGLKVSLAVILAVITLATMLSNTFVIITIILTRKLHTPANYLIGSLAATDLLVSILVMPISIAYTVGRIWTFGQIMCDIWLSSDITCCTASILHLCVIALDRYWAITDALEYTKRRTAGRAALMIAIVWVISICISMPPLFWRQAKAHEEEAFCNVNTDQISYTIYSTCGAFYIPTMLLVILYGRIYVAARSRILKPPSLYGKRFTTAHLITGSAGSSLCSISSNLQEGHSHSSGSPVLINHVKIKVADSILERKRISAARERKATKTLGIILGAFIVCWLPFFVVTLVLPICLDACWFHPVLLDFFTWLGYLNSLINPVIYTAFNDEFKQAFQKMIQFKKCS encoded by the coding sequence ATGACCCTGTACAACCAGTCCACAGAGTTTTCTGTCCAGGGTACGTCAAACACGTCTCTGAACTCCAGTGTAATACCAGAGGACTGGGAGGAGGGGACATTGCTTGGCCTAAAGGTTTCACTGGCTGTGATTCTGGCCGTGATCACTCTGGCGACGATGCTTTCCAATACGTTTGTAATCATCACAATTATTCTTACGAGAAAACTCCACACCCCCGCAAATTATCTTATCGGCTCCTTGGCTGCTACGGACCTCCTAGTGTCGATCCTCGTAATGCCGATCAGCATCGCTTACACCGTCGGCCGTATATGGACCTTCGGCCAGATCATGTGTGACATCTGGTTATCCTCCGACATCACCTGCTGCACTGCCTCCATTCTGCATCTTTGCGTGATTGCTTTGGACAGGTACTGGGCCATCACGGATGCGCTCGAATACACCAAGCGCCGGACTGCGGGCAGGGCTGCTCTCATGATAGCCATCGTTTGGGTTATTTCCATTTGCATCTCGATGCCGCCGCTTTTCTGGAGGCAAGCCAAAGCCCACGAGGAAGAGGCTTTCTGCAATGTGAACACCGATCAGATTTCCTACACAATCTACTCCACCTGCGGCGCCTTCTATATCCCGACGATGTTGCTCGTTATACTGTACGGTAGGATTTATGTAGCCGCCCGATCCCGAATCCTCAAGCCGCCCTCTCTGTATGGGAAGCGCTTCACCACTGCCCACCTCATCACTGGCTCGGCAGGATCATCCCTCTGTTCCATTAGCTCGAACCTTCAGGAAGGACATTCCCATTCCAGCGGCTCCCCTGTGCTTATCAACCACGTGAAGATCAAAGTTGCCGACAGCATCTTAGAGCGGAAAAGGATTTCCGCAGCCAGAGAAAGGAAAGCCACCAAAACTCTGGGAATTATTTTAGGTGCGTTCATTGTCTGCTGGCTGCCGTTCTTTGTGGTGACTTTGGTCCTGCCAATCTGTCTGGATGCCTGCTGGTTTCACCCCGTCCTCCTTGACTTTTTCACCTGGCTAGGCTACCTGAACTCCTTAATCAATCCTGTTATATACACGGCTTTCAATGATGAATTCAAACAGGCTTTCCAGAAAATGATACAATTCAAAAAGTGCTCCTAG